AGCCACAGGTAAAACTGGAACAGATGTCTTAAAAGCCACGTAAGAAGCTCCGTGCATAAAATCTTTAAGTTCTCCATCTTCAGATCGAGATCCCTCAGGAAAAAGTAAAACAGCCTTACCTTGATCCACAAGTTCGATTATCCTAGAAAGGGCTTTAAGATCCCCTTCCCCTCTTTTTACTGGAAAGGCACCTAAAGACACTATAAGACTTCTTAAAAAGGGTATCTTGAAAAGCTCTTCCTTCCCCATATAATAGAGCCTTCGGGGGAAAACCGCACCAATTATAACAGGATCCATTTGACTACAGTGATTCGAGATGACAAGAAGCCCTCCATCCTTCGGAATATTTTTTCTACCTTTAGCTTCTATAAAAAAGAAAAGCTTAAGTATAAAGAATGCCAGCACTTTTATAATATTGTAAAACAAGATTAACTACCTCCTCTACTACATCCTCTATACTCTTTGAAGTGGTGTCTATAACTATAGCGTCAGGAGCAACTTTAAGAGGGGCTATTTCTCTTTTCGAGTCTATATCATCCCTTCTTTTAAGATCTTGAAGAACTGCCTCGAAGGAAATGTCCTTACCCTTTTGAACAAGCTCCTTCCAGCGACGATAAGCTCTTTCTTCAATAGAAGCAGTTAAAAAGACCTTAACCTCAGCCTCAGGAAAGACGATCGTACCCATATCTCTACCTTCTACAACAGCATCCCTACCTTTGACAAGATCCCTCTGCAAAGGGAGAAGCCTTTCTCTTACCTCAGGGATCCTTGCCACCAGGGAAACCTTTCTATCCACTTCCGGATCCCTTACAGCCTCGCTTACATCCTCCCCATCAAGAAAAAGCTTATCATCTTCTATATTAATATCCATTGTGTTTAATACCTGGCAAACTCCCTCAATATCATCCAAGGGAAGGTTACTTCTTAGGAGCTTTAGAGTCAAAGCCCTATAAATAGCCCCTGTATCAAGATAAAAAAAGCCAAGCCTTCTTGCAACAAGCTTGGCTACCGTTGTCTTACCACTACCTGCAGGCCCATCTATGGCAACTATCAAACCGTACTTCCCTCCTACCTACTCAAGAGCAGAAAAGAGGTCCTCTTGCCTAAGACTATCACTTGAGGCAGAAATTAACTCATCCATATTGTCTATGCCTAAGTTCTGCAAAGCAAACTCACTCAAGGGATAAAGAAGGCCATCTGCTCCAAGTCCCCAACCAAGCATGAGGCATATGGCATCCCCCAAATGAGCAATAGAAACGAGCTTAGGAGAGATTCTAGCCTCCTCTGGAGAATGATGATGCGCTATAGCATCTACAAGCTCCGGGGGGAGATTCCACTTCTCAGCTATTTTACCTCCTATATCAGTATGATCAAACCCAAGTATATCCTTCTCAGCTTCATGAAAAGGAACCCTTTCTGTCTCAACCTTACGCAATATAAGAGTAAAACCAAAGCGCACAAACTGATTAAGAACTATCTTGCCTATATCGTGAAGCAGACCTGTAACAAAAGCCTGCTCCATATCCCTATATTTAACTTTCTTAGCTATCTCTCTACAAACTATTGCAACCCCTAAGGAATGGCGCCATAGTTCCCCCCTATCGAGAGCATATCCTTGAAGCTCTCCACTCATATGACCATGAGCCGCAGCTGCATATATTAAAGACTTAACAGTGTTATATCCCAAAACAGTTATAGCCTCACTTAGTGTTCCTATACTTCTCGGGAAGCCATAATAGGCAGAGTTTGCAAGCTTCAATATCTTAGCTGTTAACCCTTCATCCTGAGAAATTATTTTAGCTACGTCAGAAGAGCTACTTTTAGGGTCATCAAGGGTTTTTATAGCTTTAATCACAACCGTAGGTAGAGGAGGGATCTCATCAACTCTGCGTAAAATTCGTTCTACAACAGAGCTATCTACAACCATCTTATCTTACCTCCACTTAAAACTATCAAAATGATTATATCACACCACCATATAATATCATATGGAGAAGCTTTTCCTTAGTTAGGAATCTATATTCTCCCTCCTTAAGGTTCTTAAGACGCATCTTCCCTATAGCAACTCTTATAAGCCTTTCAACCTTTATTCCAAAGTAACCGAAGATTCTCCTTACCTCCCTTTTCTTTCCTTCCCCTATGGAAATCTCAACCCAACCATCGGGAAGGATCTTGATTTTAGCAGGGGATGTAATTCCATCCTCTAACGGAACCCCCATCTGCATAGCCTTTACTTCGACTTCATTAGGAAGCCTATCTCCCTTAACGAGATAGGTCTTTTTTATTTCCCCAGAAGGATGAGTCAGAAAGTGAGTTAACTCACCATCATTAGTTATGACAAGTAATCCTTCGCTCCGCAAATCAAGCCTACCTACTGGATAAACCCTTTCCTTAACCCCTTTAATTAAATCCATAACGGTAGGATACCATTTATCTTTAACAGCACAAACATAACCCACCGGCTTATTTAAAAC
This DNA window, taken from Synergistota bacterium, encodes the following:
- a CDS encoding HDOD domain-containing protein: MVVDSSVVERILRRVDEIPPLPTVVIKAIKTLDDPKSSSSDVAKIISQDEGLTAKILKLANSAYYGFPRSIGTLSEAITVLGYNTVKSLIYAAAAHGHMSGELQGYALDRGELWRHSLGVAIVCREIAKKVKYRDMEQAFVTGLLHDIGKIVLNQFVRFGFTLILRKVETERVPFHEAEKDILGFDHTDIGGKIAEKWNLPPELVDAIAHHHSPEEARISPKLVSIAHLGDAICLMLGWGLGADGLLYPLSEFALQNLGIDNMDELISASSDSLRQEDLFSALE
- a CDS encoding 1-acyl-sn-glycerol-3-phosphate acyltransferase, with amino-acid sequence MFYNIIKVLAFFILKLFFFIEAKGRKNIPKDGGLLVISNHCSQMDPVIIGAVFPRRLYYMGKEELFKIPFLRSLIVSLGAFPVKRGEGDLKALSRIIELVDQGKAVLLFPEGSRSEDGELKDFMHGASYVAFKTSVPVLPVAVKGSFEAMPKGQYFPRPTKIKVSFGKVLYFKGRGGKSIREEIKAFTNDLRENILMLLKGEI
- a CDS encoding rRNA pseudouridine synthase; this translates as MKIRLNKFLAQCGVTSRRRAEDLILSGRVSVNGRIVRELAFFVNPEKDEVRIGKRLLRPERKVYIVLNKPVGYVCAVKDKWYPTVMDLIKGVKERVYPVGRLDLRSEGLLVITNDGELTHFLTHPSGEIKKTYLVKGDRLPNEVEVKAMQMGVPLEDGITSPAKIKILPDGWVEISIGEGKKREVRRIFGYFGIKVERLIRVAIGKMRLKNLKEGEYRFLTKEKLLHMILYGGVI
- the cmk gene encoding (d)CMP kinase, producing the protein MIVAIDGPAGSGKTTVAKLVARRLGFFYLDTGAIYRALTLKLLRSNLPLDDIEGVCQVLNTMDINIEDDKLFLDGEDVSEAVRDPEVDRKVSLVARIPEVRERLLPLQRDLVKGRDAVVEGRDMGTIVFPEAEVKVFLTASIEERAYRRWKELVQKGKDISFEAVLQDLKRRDDIDSKREIAPLKVAPDAIVIDTTSKSIEDVVEEVVNLVLQYYKSAGILYT